A stretch of DNA from Methanobrevibacter wolinii SH:
GTAATTTTAATGATATCATATAAAATAAATGCTAAAAATGTTAAAAAAAATACAACTGTTGATTTTGAATTAAAAAGAGACGGTCCTGAAGAAGATTTCTATTTTGAAGGAGAAAATAATGAAAAAATCAACCCTCAAGAAATTCCTGATACTAGTAGAAGAGAAATATGCAACAATCTTATGTTAGCTAACTCTCCAATTTTTGTTTTAAAACCAGGTAAATCTTGTGATTTTAAAACTATGACTTATGATGGTACTATTACTTGTGAATAAGTATAGTGTTATTCTTTATCATATGTAATTAATTGTATATTCAATTAATTACTTTTTTAGTACTTGTTTTATTATTTTGATTTCTTTGTTTTTATTGTTGTTTTTTTATTTTAATTTGTGTTGTGTTTGTTTTATTTTTTTATTTAAGTAGTTTGTTTGTTTTTTAGTGTTATTTTATTTTTTATTTAATTAATTAATTTACTAATTTTATCTATTTATTAAATTTTTTAAGTTTATTTCTTATTTAACTTAAAATTTAAATTATATAATTTTAGAAAATTTTATATTTTTAGAAATTATTAAATATTATTAAGAGTTTATACTCAAAAATTTATTAGTGGGATATTATGAAAGAACAAAAATTTTATAGTAAATCAATGTGTGATGTTAAAGAAGATTATCCAGAAATATATGATGTTATTGTAAAACTTAATGATGCAGTATATACTGGTAACCATCTTGATTATAAAACACAGAAATTAATTGCAATTGGTATTGCAGCTTCTAAAGCAGATACTCATGCAACAAAACAACAAATGAAAAGTGCAATGAATGAACTTGATATTACTAAAGATGAAATCATGGATGTTTTAAGAATTGTTCTTTTAACTTCTGGAATGCCTGCATTTATGCAAGCTGTAAACACTTTAAAAG
This window harbors:
- a CDS encoding carboxymuconolactone decarboxylase family protein; translation: MKEQKFYSKSMCDVKEDYPEIYDVIVKLNDAVYTGNHLDYKTQKLIAIGIAASKADTHATKQQMKSAMNELDITKDEIMDVLRIVLLTSGMPAFMQAVNTLKAL